A part of Gambusia affinis linkage group LG21, SWU_Gaff_1.0, whole genome shotgun sequence genomic DNA contains:
- the pdcd6 gene encoding programmed cell death protein 6 isoform X3 — MSTTSLIQPLLHQKVDKDRSGVISDSELQQALSNGTWTPFNPVTVRSIISMFDRENKGGVNFNEFAGVWKYITDWQNIFRTYDRDNSGFIDRNELKQALTGFGEQQSYRLSDQFYGTLIEKFDRQRKGQVAFDDFIQCCIVLQRLTDVFRRYDTDQDGWIQVSYEQYLSMVFNVV, encoded by the exons GGTTGACAAAGACCGGAGTGGAGTGATCTCCGACTCTGAGCTTCAGCAGGCCCTGTCCAATG GAACATGGACTCCCTTCAACCCGGTGACGGTCCGCTCCATCATCT CCATGTTTGACAGGGAAAACAAAGGCGGCGTCAACTTCAACGAGTTCGCCGGCGTGTGGAAGTACATCACAGACTGGCAGAACATCTTCAGGACCTACGACAGGGACAACTCGGGCTTCATCGACAGGAACGAGCTCAAACAGGCACTGACCGGATTCGGTGAGCAGCAAA GCTATCGTCTATCAGACCAGTTCTACGGCACTCTGATAGAGAAGTTTGACCGGCAGAGGAAGGGACAGGTGGCCTTTGATGACTTCATCCAGTGTTGCATTGTATTACAG AGGTTGACTGACGTTTTCAGGCGATACGACACAGACCAGGACGGCTGGATCCAAGTTTCCTACGAACAGTATCTTTCCATGGTCTTTAATGTCGTATAA